From Methylovorus glucosotrophus:
CACCGTGCGCTCCGGCTTTGTGCTGCTATTTGCAAGCAGCTGTCGCCAACCCCAGACAATGCTTGCGAATGGATTAGTCCTTTCGGCCTAAATACGTTTTAGGCTGGTGAACTCAGCCGTTTTTACTGTATTATTTCAATCTGAATCAGCATGGTTTTGCTGCACTTGTGTAGCTGGCGTCTGCCGTCAAGAATAGATAAGGACTATGGCAGGACAAATGATTTAGTCGAATGTGGGAATGAGCTGGGGAGCGGCTCGTCACACGTCGCCTGCTCAAGGCAATATTCTCGCGGTTGTGCGTTCAGTGCACTCAATAGTGATATCAATTAATTTAAGCCCAGTTTTAACAAGCCTGTCAGCAGTGTTTATGCATTTGCTAACTCAACCTTGAAATTATGAAATTCATACGCGCCTTAAAAACGCTATGAACGCATGAGGAAAATATGTCGGAATACGTCATTGCTTTTGAAAAGTTGCGAAATACGGATGTGCCTGAAGTTGGGGGCAAGAATGCTTCGCTGGGGGAAATGATCAGCCAGCTGACTTCAAAAGGGGTTCGCGTGCCTACTGGTTTCGCGACTACGGCCCATGCCTATCGCGAGTTTCTGGCGCAAGATGGTCTGGCAGATCGCATCAATGCCGAGCTCGACAAGCTGGACGTGGAAGATGTGACCGCACTGGCAGCCTGTGGCAGCAAGATCCGCGAATGGATCATGCAGGCCTCTTTCCCGAAAGCCTTGAACGACGCCATTGCCGAGCATTACGCCACATTGACCGCTTCCTCCGGTGAGAATGTTACTTTCGCTGTGCGTTCTTCGGCTACCGCGGAAGACTTGCCTGACGCCTCCTTTGCCGGTCAGCAAGAAACTTTCCTCAATATTCAGGGCCTGGACAATATCCTCCACGCCATCAAGGAAGTATTCGCTTCCCTGTATAACGACCGTGCGATTTCCTACCGCGTACACAAGGGCTTCCTGCACGCTGATGTGGCCTTGTCCGCAGGTATCCAGCGCATGGTGCGCAGTGACATTGGCGCCGCTGGCGTGATGTTCACCATTGATACCGAATCCGGCTTCAAGGATGTCGCCTTCATTACCGCTTCCTACGGCCTGGGTGAAACCGTGGTGCAAGGTGCGGTGAATCCTGACGAATTCTATGTACACAAGCCATTGCTGGCCCAGGGTCGTCCCGCCATCGTGCGTCGCACGCTGGGTTCCAAGGCCATCAAGATGGTGTTTGGCGATGTGCAGCAGGCTGGCAAAAGCACGGTCACCAAGGATGTAGACCCTGCCCTCAGCATCAAGTACTGCCTGACCGACGAAGATGTGCTGGAACTGGCACGCTATGCCGTGATCATTGAGCAACACTACGGTCGCCCGATGGATATCGAATGGGGCAAGGACGGCGTGGATGGTAAGATGTACATCCTGCAGGCCCGCCCTGAAACCGTGAAGTCGCAAACCGGCAATGTGATCGAGACCTTCCAGATCAAGCATGGCAGCACACCAATCGTGACTGGCCGTGCCGTGACGCAAAAAGTGGGCGTAGGCCCTGTGCGTATCGTGCGCGACCCGGCTGAAATGAACAGCGTGCAGCCCGGCGATGTGCTGGTGGCTGACATGACAGACCCGAACTGGGAACCGGTGATGAAGCGCGCTTCTGCCCTGGTGACCAACCGTGGTGGCCGTACCTGCCACGCCGCGATCATCGCGCGCGAACTGGGTATCCCCGCGATTGTGGGTTCCGTGGATGCAACCGATGTGCTGAAAGATGGCGACATCGTGACCGTCTCCT
This genomic window contains:
- the ppsA gene encoding phosphoenolpyruvate synthase, with amino-acid sequence MSEYVIAFEKLRNTDVPEVGGKNASLGEMISQLTSKGVRVPTGFATTAHAYREFLAQDGLADRINAELDKLDVEDVTALAACGSKIREWIMQASFPKALNDAIAEHYATLTASSGENVTFAVRSSATAEDLPDASFAGQQETFLNIQGLDNILHAIKEVFASLYNDRAISYRVHKGFLHADVALSAGIQRMVRSDIGAAGVMFTIDTESGFKDVAFITASYGLGETVVQGAVNPDEFYVHKPLLAQGRPAIVRRTLGSKAIKMVFGDVQQAGKSTVTKDVDPALSIKYCLTDEDVLELARYAVIIEQHYGRPMDIEWGKDGVDGKMYILQARPETVKSQTGNVIETFQIKHGSTPIVTGRAVTQKVGVGPVRIVRDPAEMNSVQPGDVLVADMTDPNWEPVMKRASALVTNRGGRTCHAAIIARELGIPAIVGSVDATDVLKDGDIVTVSCAEGETGYVYAGALDYEVSSQEAAALGKAPVKIMMNVGNPDMAFSFAQTPNDGVGLARLEFVINNMIGIHPKAILNIDTLPADMKAEVQRRANGYASPRDFYIEKVVEGVATIASAFYPKPVIVRLSDFKSNEYKKLVGGDIYEPDEENPMIGFRGASRYIDGDFRKSFDLECIAMRKVREEIGLTNVELMVPFVRTLDEARAVIEILESHGLKRGVNGLRLIMMCEIPSNALLAEQFLELFDGFSIGSNDLTQLTLGMDRDSGFFSAGFDERNDAVKVLLKMAISTANRLNKYVGICGQGPSDHPDFAEWLVKEGIQSVSLNPDTVVTTWQRLAAANK